Proteins encoded within one genomic window of Porphyromonadaceae bacterium W3.11:
- the purH gene encoding bifunctional phosphoribosylaminoimidazolecarboxamide formyltransferase/IMP cyclohydrolase, translated as MSETKIKRALISVFNKEGLGEVVKKLEAHGVEIISTGGTQDYIQKLGIKCISAEDITTYPSILGGRVKTLHPQIFGGILSRRDNQEDQKQCEMYGISTIDLVIVDLYPFSETVAAGGSHEEIIEKIDIGGVSLIRAAAKNYQDVVIIPSRALYPNLIDILDNNDAKTTLSQRKNFAGVAFKLTSDYDNAVNKYFISNEVMDDQLPQNGIDIVYSSSKQLRYGENPHQKAVFYGTALQERFDKLHGKELSYNNMLDVDAAVHLIEEFDQPTAAILKHNTPCGVASGDGILEAYDRALASDPISAFGGIIVLNRDVDYEIANKISEIFFEVLIAPNFSDEALVKLKEKKNRILLRDKIGFDASKFTFRTILGGLLAQTRDDRIEKLDDLKATNNTLATDQQIDDLLFGMKVVKYCKSNAIVLVKDRQVLGAGYGQTSRVDALKQAIVKAKEMGFSTEGAALASDAFFPFSDCVELAAEAGIQSIIQPGGSIRDEESIQLAKEKGIPMYITGIRHFRH; from the coding sequence ATGTCCGAAACAAAAATCAAGAGAGCCTTAATATCGGTATTTAATAAAGAGGGCTTAGGTGAAGTCGTCAAAAAACTTGAAGCTCATGGCGTGGAGATCATATCTACAGGGGGTACACAAGACTATATCCAAAAATTAGGAATAAAGTGTATTTCAGCAGAGGATATTACAACATACCCGTCAATTCTAGGTGGACGAGTAAAGACATTACACCCTCAGATTTTTGGTGGCATTCTATCACGTCGTGATAATCAAGAAGATCAAAAGCAGTGTGAAATGTATGGAATATCCACAATAGACTTAGTCATTGTGGATCTCTATCCATTTAGCGAAACCGTCGCGGCAGGTGGAAGTCATGAAGAAATTATCGAGAAGATAGACATTGGTGGTGTCAGCCTCATACGTGCTGCAGCAAAGAACTACCAAGATGTCGTTATTATTCCATCAAGAGCTCTATATCCAAACTTGATTGATATACTAGATAATAACGATGCTAAAACTACACTTAGCCAACGTAAGAATTTTGCAGGGGTCGCTTTTAAGCTTACTTCTGACTATGACAATGCTGTAAATAAATACTTTATATCAAATGAGGTGATGGATGATCAATTACCTCAAAATGGTATTGACATTGTGTATTCATCCTCTAAGCAGCTTAGGTATGGCGAGAATCCTCACCAAAAAGCTGTCTTCTATGGGACTGCTCTCCAAGAAAGATTTGACAAGCTCCATGGCAAAGAGCTTAGCTATAATAATATGCTGGATGTTGATGCTGCAGTGCATTTGATAGAGGAGTTTGATCAGCCAACAGCTGCCATCCTTAAGCATAACACCCCATGTGGTGTTGCTTCTGGAGATGGAATACTGGAAGCTTATGATCGTGCCCTAGCATCTGATCCGATCTCAGCGTTTGGTGGCATTATCGTCCTTAATCGTGATGTGGACTATGAGATAGCTAATAAGATTAGCGAAATTTTCTTTGAAGTATTAATCGCACCTAACTTCAGCGATGAGGCCTTGGTTAAGCTAAAAGAAAAGAAAAATAGAATCCTACTGAGAGATAAAATTGGATTTGATGCCAGTAAATTTACTTTCAGAACAATCCTTGGTGGACTTCTAGCCCAAACGAGAGATGATAGGATAGAAAAGCTAGACGATCTCAAAGCCACAAACAATACGCTTGCAACTGACCAACAGATTGATGACTTACTATTTGGAATGAAGGTGGTTAAGTACTGTAAGAGTAATGCCATTGTGCTTGTCAAGGATCGCCAAGTGCTAGGTGCTGGCTACGGACAAACATCTAGAGTTGATGCGTTAAAGCAAGCTATAGTAAAGGCAAAAGAAATGGGCTTTAGCACTGAAGGTGCTGCTCTAGCATCTGATGCTTTTTTCCCATTCTCTGACTGTGTTGAACTAGCAGCAGAAGCGGGGATCCAGAGCATCATTCAGCCAGGTGGCTCTATTCGTGACGAAGAGAGCATACAGCTGGCAAAAGAAAAGGGAATCCCAATGTATATCACAGGGATTCGCCATTTCAGACATTAA
- a CDS encoding rod shape-determining protein has translation MGLFSFTQKLAIDLGTANTVIIKDGKIIVDEPSYVTINRKTEKVECVGAEAYRRFEKENNDLYTVRPLRDGVVADLTASEHMIRGLIRMANPKKKIFPASLKVVVCVPSGSTDVEIRAVRDSAEKAGANEVHLIHEPMAAAIGIGIDVLEPTGRMIVDIGGGTTEIAVISLGGIVSNKSIKVAGDEFTNEIVEHMKTKHFIRIGERTAEEIKKQVGSALPKLDVEPEPYQVIGQDLASILPKTIEVNYNEIATCLDKSLLKIETAIGNALDNTAPELYSDIYENGINLTGGGAQLKGLAERLTEKFQIEFIVAEDPLYAVAKGTNIALQNSDKYSLLFK, from the coding sequence ATGGGATTATTCTCTTTCACCCAAAAACTAGCAATAGACCTTGGTACTGCTAATACAGTCATCATCAAGGATGGTAAGATCATCGTAGATGAGCCAAGTTACGTAACCATTAATCGCAAAACTGAGAAAGTTGAGTGTGTAGGGGCAGAGGCGTACAGACGTTTTGAAAAGGAAAATAACGATCTATATACTGTCAGACCTCTTAGGGATGGCGTAGTAGCAGATCTTACTGCATCAGAGCATATGATCCGTGGGCTAATACGAATGGCCAATCCGAAGAAGAAGATCTTTCCGGCTTCTCTTAAGGTAGTTGTGTGTGTCCCCTCAGGTAGTACTGATGTAGAAATACGTGCGGTACGTGATTCAGCAGAAAAAGCTGGTGCTAATGAAGTGCATCTAATCCACGAACCTATGGCTGCTGCTATTGGGATTGGTATTGATGTATTAGAGCCCACTGGGAGGATGATTGTGGATATAGGTGGTGGAACTACTGAAATTGCGGTTATTTCACTCGGTGGAATTGTATCCAACAAATCCATAAAGGTGGCTGGTGATGAATTCACGAATGAGATTGTAGAGCATATGAAGACAAAGCATTTCATTCGTATAGGTGAGAGGACTGCCGAAGAGATTAAGAAGCAAGTAGGATCAGCTCTTCCTAAATTAGATGTAGAGCCTGAGCCTTATCAAGTGATAGGACAGGATCTTGCTAGCATTCTTCCGAAAACCATAGAGGTGAATTATAATGAAATAGCCACTTGTCTTGATAAATCTTTATTGAAAATCGAGACTGCTATTGGCAATGCCTTAGATAATACAGCCCCAGAGCTTTATTCGGATATCTATGAGAATGGTATCAATTTGACAGGTGGTGGAGCTCAATTAAAGGGCCTTGCTGAAAGACTAACTGAAAAGTTTCAAATCGAGTTTATCGTTGCTGAAGATCCTCTCTATGCTGTTGCAAAGGGGACTAACATAGCTTTACAAAATAGCGATAAGTATTCGTTGCTATTCAAATAA
- the mreC gene encoding rod shape-determining protein MreC, with amino-acid sequence MGRLIEFLRSRAHLMLFILLEVIAAVFLLRSSVYRKSVFLSSASIVAGSFQEISHIANEYIGLKDANIELMKRNAQLEIELQTLRHQQSRLMVDSLSWSRLSNDSILRPFPYQYKVAKVVGNILFRNSNYLTLDIGTDQGIDIDMGVVSNEGVIGVVQAVGKDYAKVIPLINNQFNLNCKVSGSPHIGTLSWDGGDIEYSVLTNLPKHSDFQVGDSVITSGYSSIFPENLYVGQVVDEATSKNDHFRALKVKLGASFADLKYVYILQNFERETRREVEERGLEKRN; translated from the coding sequence ATGGGGAGACTCATTGAATTTCTAAGGTCGAGGGCTCACCTCATGCTATTTATTTTGCTTGAGGTGATTGCTGCTGTGTTTTTATTGAGGAGCAGTGTTTATAGGAAAAGTGTTTTCTTAAGCAGTGCTAGTATCGTTGCTGGGTCATTTCAAGAAATCTCTCATATTGCAAACGAGTATATAGGTCTAAAGGATGCAAATATTGAGCTTATGAAGCGTAATGCCCAGCTTGAGATCGAATTACAGACATTGAGACACCAGCAGAGCCGCTTAATGGTTGACTCTCTATCATGGTCCAGACTATCGAATGACTCCATCCTTCGTCCTTTCCCATACCAATATAAGGTAGCAAAGGTTGTTGGAAACATATTATTTAGGAATAGCAACTATCTCACTCTTGATATCGGTACGGATCAAGGCATTGACATAGATATGGGCGTTGTATCTAATGAGGGGGTTATCGGGGTAGTCCAAGCCGTAGGAAAAGATTATGCTAAGGTAATTCCTTTGATTAATAATCAGTTTAATCTCAACTGTAAGGTTAGTGGTAGTCCCCATATTGGTACGTTATCTTGGGACGGGGGCGACATAGAGTATTCAGTGCTGACTAATCTTCCTAAGCATTCGGATTTCCAAGTTGGAGACTCCGTTATTACGAGTGGTTATTCGTCAATCTTTCCAGAAAACTTATATGTAGGACAAGTGGTGGATGAAGCTACTTCTAAGAATGATCATTTTAGGGCTTTAAAAGTAAAGTTAGGAGCTTCATTTGCTGACCTAAAGTATGTATATATCCTTCAAAACTTCGAAAGAGAAACACGAAGAGAGGTTGAGGAAAGAGGACTAGAAAAAAGAAATTAG
- the mreD gene encoding rod shape-determining protein MreD, with protein MRRAYIYFTIQALILLLVQATVMNHVRLFGYFTPILYLYPLFKLPIQTPRWVSVMLGGVLGFGLDILMNTIGLNLAVGALIGVIRTPLLHSTIDEEMLEEESSIIVPSFGTLSVGKYMLYLLVLTIVQISSLMLLEAFSVNIYAHVLPNIIGSSIVSYILFLIFDVFFTNKKR; from the coding sequence ATGAGGCGGGCATACATATACTTCACGATACAAGCTTTGATACTATTGCTAGTCCAAGCAACGGTAATGAATCATGTCCGTCTTTTTGGATACTTTACTCCGATACTATATCTGTATCCTTTGTTTAAGCTCCCTATACAAACACCAAGATGGGTGTCTGTTATGTTAGGCGGGGTCTTAGGTTTTGGATTGGATATACTCATGAATACGATAGGGCTGAATCTCGCCGTGGGTGCCCTTATAGGAGTGATACGGACACCTCTATTACATTCTACTATCGATGAAGAGATGCTTGAGGAGGAAAGTAGTATAATAGTGCCATCATTCGGGACATTATCCGTCGGAAAATATATGTTGTACTTACTCGTCCTAACCATTGTTCAGATCTCGTCCCTGATGCTTTTGGAGGCTTTTTCGGTAAATATATATGCTCACGTCCTACCCAATATCATTGGCTCTTCAATTGTTTCATATATTCTCTTTCTCATCTTTGATGTCTTCTTTACTAATAAGAAGCGATAA
- the mrdA gene encoding penicillin-binding protein 2, giving the protein MLNRKNRYSLRKYYIAISFILVLAIYIIRLFYIQILSPEYRLAAEDIALLQKTLYPSRGIIYDNEGRLVVFNNSMADIHVITREIAEFDTLELCGILNIQEEDLKQRFDDIKDKKKNRGYSPYTPQVLFSQITPEEAGLLEEKLYKYPGFYVVHRTVRDYNYHSAGLILGYMGEVNRADIEADPYYTPGEYTGKSGIELSYERFLRGKKGTSVMLRDAHGRIIGQYDEGQKDLELTSGHDLKLAIDMELQSYGERLMAGKRGAIVMIEPKTGEIRALVSAPSYDPSLLVGKDRGKNFKDLELDPQMPLYNRAIMGTYPPGSTFKTAQAAVLLQAGAINESVTFPCYHGYPVLGGRPRCHGHPSPVGLNMAITTSCNSYFCYGLRAMIDDRSRYATTQEAFDAWKDYIVSLGFGYPLKIDMPGEKRGYIPNSKVYDKIYNGRWNSSTIISISIGQGEILATPLQIANLGAIIANRGYYYTPHLVKEISNVDKDSLGIELHQTGIDPHYFDLIDKGMRGAVTSGTCRGANMPNIAVCGKTGTAENVHGRDHSLFMGYAPQEDPKIAVMVIVENGGFGATFGVPIGRLMIDYYLNGNQLSESSQGYETRILNAKL; this is encoded by the coding sequence ATGTTGAATAGAAAGAATAGGTACTCTCTTCGAAAATATTATATTGCTATATCCTTCATACTGGTTTTAGCTATTTATATTATCAGGCTGTTCTATATACAGATTCTTTCGCCTGAATATAGACTTGCAGCAGAGGATATAGCACTACTCCAGAAAACACTCTATCCATCCAGAGGAATCATCTATGATAACGAAGGACGTTTGGTAGTGTTTAATAATTCTATGGCTGATATTCATGTTATCACTAGAGAGATTGCTGAGTTTGATACACTTGAATTATGTGGGATCCTTAATATTCAAGAAGAAGATCTCAAGCAAAGATTTGACGACATCAAAGACAAAAAAAAGAATAGAGGATATTCTCCATATACTCCACAAGTCCTTTTCTCCCAAATTACACCAGAGGAAGCTGGTCTTTTGGAAGAAAAATTATATAAATATCCAGGATTTTATGTGGTTCATAGGACAGTAAGAGATTACAACTACCATTCTGCAGGGTTAATCCTTGGTTACATGGGCGAGGTCAATAGAGCGGATATCGAAGCTGATCCCTATTATACACCTGGAGAATATACGGGGAAGAGCGGAATAGAGCTCAGCTATGAAAGATTCTTGAGAGGCAAAAAAGGAACATCCGTGATGCTTCGTGATGCGCACGGACGTATAATTGGTCAATACGACGAAGGTCAGAAAGATTTAGAACTAACTTCAGGTCATGATCTTAAGTTGGCTATTGACATGGAGCTACAAAGCTATGGTGAACGATTAATGGCAGGAAAGAGAGGGGCTATCGTGATGATAGAGCCAAAAACTGGAGAAATAAGAGCTCTGGTATCAGCTCCAAGCTACGACCCATCACTACTGGTAGGAAAGGATAGGGGGAAAAACTTCAAAGACTTAGAGCTTGATCCTCAAATGCCACTTTACAATAGAGCTATCATGGGGACATACCCACCAGGCTCGACTTTTAAGACCGCACAAGCAGCTGTTTTGCTTCAAGCTGGTGCCATCAATGAAAGTGTCACCTTTCCCTGCTATCATGGCTATCCTGTCTTAGGTGGAAGACCACGTTGTCATGGCCACCCTAGTCCTGTAGGTCTTAACATGGCAATTACTACCAGTTGTAACTCATATTTCTGCTACGGCCTGAGAGCTATGATTGACGATCGGTCCCGATATGCGACGACACAAGAAGCGTTTGATGCATGGAAAGACTACATTGTCTCTTTAGGATTTGGCTATCCACTGAAGATTGATATGCCTGGTGAGAAAAGAGGATATATTCCCAACTCCAAGGTTTACGATAAAATATATAATGGAAGATGGAATTCATCAACCATCATATCGATATCTATTGGACAGGGTGAAATACTAGCTACGCCCCTACAGATAGCTAACCTTGGTGCAATCATTGCCAATAGAGGTTACTACTACACACCGCATCTAGTTAAGGAAATCTCAAATGTTGACAAAGACAGCTTAGGGATAGAGCTACATCAGACAGGGATTGATCCACACTACTTTGATCTGATTGATAAAGGTATGAGAGGAGCCGTAACTAGCGGAACTTGTAGAGGGGCAAACATGCCAAATATAGCCGTCTGTGGTAAAACAGGAACTGCGGAAAATGTTCATGGTCGAGACCACTCATTATTTATGGGATATGCCCCACAAGAGGATCCCAAAATTGCGGTGATGGTGATTGTAGAGAACGGTGGTTTTGGTGCCACCTTCGGAGTGCCTATAGGCAGACTTATGATAGACTATTACCTTAATGGTAACCAGCTTTCTGAATCCTCTCAAGGGTACGAGACTAGGATTTTGAATGCCAAACTATAA
- the rodA gene encoding rod shape-determining protein RodA — translation MVRNIGEHKKKGFFQNIDLITVSIYLLLIFLGWLSVYAAGYDLNPSTTSNLTGRAVNQLVWLGVSFATAIFILLIESSFLKRITPLLYVLMILLLIVTLFIAPNIKGSHSWLVITNSVHIQPAEFSKVTTAMMLAWWGGKYGYDIKKPMDLMVSLLIFLLPLLIIILQSETGSALVFLSFFIVLYREGLTSAVLLYGIFLAIIFIFTLRFTDILWGVTDAGHMMILSITYLATVIAVELYAHKYRWTVPFMLVPLVLFTIFGIISIFTPINFAIPALISVVFLMIFLAFNSFTKRDKKLISITAVMLMSLAFSTSVEYFFDEILQPHQQTRILVSLGMKDDPSGAGYNIHQSLIAIGSGQLTGKGFLNGTQTKLAYVPEQDTDFIFCTVGEEQGFIGSVGLLLIYLLLLLRLIHIAERQESSFTRIYGYSVVCIIFFHLMINIGMVIGLLPVIGIPLPFFSYGGSSMLSFSILLFILLRLDSQRDEIR, via the coding sequence ATGGTCAGAAATATAGGAGAGCATAAGAAAAAAGGTTTTTTCCAAAATATAGACTTAATAACAGTCTCTATATACCTGCTTTTGATTTTTCTGGGCTGGTTGTCCGTTTATGCTGCAGGTTATGATCTAAACCCATCTACCACATCCAATCTTACTGGAAGAGCTGTTAATCAACTTGTATGGCTAGGGGTCTCTTTTGCAACTGCTATTTTTATATTGCTCATTGAATCATCATTTCTTAAGCGAATAACACCATTACTCTACGTCTTGATGATTCTGTTACTGATTGTGACCTTATTTATAGCCCCCAATATCAAAGGATCCCACTCTTGGCTGGTCATTACTAACAGTGTACACATTCAGCCAGCGGAGTTTTCAAAAGTAACGACTGCCATGATGCTTGCTTGGTGGGGTGGGAAATATGGGTATGATATTAAGAAACCGATGGACCTGATGGTCTCACTACTCATCTTTCTGCTACCATTATTAATAATTATTTTACAGTCCGAGACAGGATCCGCACTCGTATTTCTATCCTTTTTTATTGTATTATATAGAGAGGGGCTTACCAGTGCGGTACTTCTTTATGGCATTTTTCTAGCTATAATCTTTATCTTCACACTTCGCTTTACTGATATTCTCTGGGGAGTTACAGATGCTGGTCATATGATGATATTATCAATAACCTACCTAGCTACAGTCATTGCAGTAGAGCTATATGCCCACAAGTACAGGTGGACAGTACCATTCATGCTTGTTCCCTTAGTGTTATTTACTATTTTTGGAATCATATCCATCTTTACACCTATAAACTTTGCTATTCCTGCACTTATCTCAGTGGTTTTTCTAATGATTTTCCTTGCGTTCAATTCATTTACCAAACGAGATAAGAAATTGATAAGCATCACAGCTGTGATGCTTATGAGTCTAGCTTTCTCAACATCTGTAGAGTACTTTTTTGACGAAATACTACAGCCTCATCAGCAAACGCGTATCTTGGTCTCTCTTGGAATGAAAGATGATCCCTCTGGAGCTGGATATAATATCCATCAGAGTCTGATAGCTATTGGCTCAGGACAGCTGACGGGAAAAGGCTTTTTGAATGGGACTCAAACAAAATTAGCCTATGTTCCGGAGCAAGATACAGACTTTATATTTTGTACAGTTGGAGAAGAACAAGGCTTTATTGGAAGCGTTGGTCTCCTCCTTATATACCTGCTATTGCTATTAAGACTTATTCATATTGCTGAACGCCAGGAAAGTAGCTTTACCAGAATATACGGATATTCAGTAGTCTGCATCATATTTTTTCACCTTATGATCAATATCGGAATGGTTATCGGACTCCTTCCGGTCATTGGTATTCCATTACCCTTCTTTAGTTATGGAGGCTCATCGATGCTGAGCTTTAGTATATTATTATTCATCCTTTTAAGGTTGGACTCTCAAAGAGATGAAATACGCTAG
- the xerD gene encoding site-specific tyrosine recombinase XerD, producing the protein MIENEDEILEDYKEYLTLERNLAPNSISSYLNDIKHLVEYSEEIGTPYREIEYEQLEGFLAYLADLGMGQRSMQRVVSGIKSFFHFLLLEEIITSNPTELIEITRVREKLPEVLTVEEIDAIINSIDTTTDNGIRDNAMIELLYSCGLRVSELCNLTFQSIFLQEKFVRVIGKGNKERLVPMSDSSIERIYEYLPIRQEIEAKPGYQHHLFLSRNKTAITRQRVFMIVKELSKKAGIKKEISPHTFRHSFATHLLEGGAHLQAIRDMLGHADISTTEIYTHIDRNKLREEILMYHPRNR; encoded by the coding sequence ATGATTGAAAATGAAGATGAAATACTTGAGGATTATAAGGAGTATCTAACACTCGAGCGTAATCTAGCTCCAAATAGCATTTCTAGCTACCTTAATGACATCAAACACCTGGTAGAGTATTCCGAAGAAATAGGTACTCCTTACAGGGAGATAGAGTATGAACAATTAGAGGGCTTCCTTGCATACCTAGCAGATCTAGGAATGGGCCAGCGCAGTATGCAAAGAGTGGTAAGTGGGATAAAAAGTTTTTTCCATTTTCTACTCCTTGAAGAAATCATCACAAGCAACCCTACTGAATTAATCGAAATCACAAGGGTTAGAGAAAAACTTCCGGAGGTCCTAACCGTAGAGGAAATTGATGCTATTATTAACTCCATCGATACAACTACAGATAATGGAATACGAGATAATGCTATGATAGAGCTATTATATAGTTGTGGACTACGAGTGTCAGAGCTATGTAACCTTACCTTCCAGTCAATTTTTCTACAAGAGAAATTTGTTCGCGTCATAGGGAAGGGAAATAAGGAAAGGCTGGTACCAATGTCCGATAGCTCCATCGAACGTATATATGAATATCTACCTATTAGACAGGAGATAGAAGCAAAACCAGGTTACCAGCATCATCTATTTTTGTCACGAAATAAAACAGCCATTACCCGTCAGCGAGTTTTTATGATCGTGAAAGAATTGTCAAAAAAAGCAGGGATAAAAAAAGAAATTTCGCCACATACCTTCAGACATTCATTTGCTACACATCTTTTAGAAGGAGGTGCTCATCTTCAGGCCATTCGTGATATGCTTGGACATGCGGACATATCGACCACCGAAATCTACACTCACATTGATAGAAATAAGTTGAGAGAAGAGATACTAATGTATCACCCAAGGAATAGGTGA
- a CDS encoding HU family DNA-binding protein: MNKTELIAAIAEKADLTKVQAKNAVDAATEVITNEMKKGGRVSILGFGTFSVAERAARTGINPQTGKKIQIKARKVVKFKAGSSLDLTKKK, from the coding sequence ATGAATAAGACTGAATTAATTGCAGCAATTGCTGAAAAAGCTGACCTTACTAAGGTTCAAGCAAAAAATGCTGTAGATGCAGCTACAGAAGTGATCACAAACGAAATGAAAAAAGGTGGTCGCGTTTCTATCTTAGGATTTGGTACATTCTCAGTAGCTGAACGTGCTGCTCGTACCGGTATCAATCCTCAAACTGGTAAGAAGATTCAGATTAAGGCTCGCAAAGTAGTTAAGTTTAAAGCTGGCTCTAGCCTTGATCTCACAAAAAAGAAGTAA
- a CDS encoding winged helix-turn-helix domain-containing protein, translated as MEDSKMIDVIGTNAGIIWQTLSESEEGMTVKEIQKESGIRTQNEIYMALGWLAREGKVEFSGEGKDLKVILVIL; from the coding sequence ATGGAGGATAGTAAAATGATTGATGTGATTGGGACAAATGCTGGTATAATCTGGCAAACACTTAGTGAGAGTGAAGAAGGTATGACTGTGAAGGAGATTCAGAAAGAATCTGGGATCAGGACACAAAATGAGATCTACATGGCCCTAGGATGGTTAGCTAGAGAGGGTAAAGTAGAATTTTCTGGTGAGGGCAAAGATCTTAAGGTTATCCTCGTTATCCTCTAA
- the cobU gene encoding bifunctional adenosylcobinamide kinase/adenosylcobinamide-phosphate guanylyltransferase, protein MDDSKIILITGGTRSGKSAFAEGMALQKSTHPVYLATAIVQDEEFRDRVAKHQARRGPEWTNIEEPLNLSQCHYPERVILVDCITLWCTNALFHFEEDIDKTFEYLKNELDRFTEQPSTFIFVTNEVGLGGIASNALMRKFIDLQGWMNQYVASKADEVFMMVSGIGVKIK, encoded by the coding sequence ATGGATGATAGTAAGATTATCTTAATTACTGGGGGAACACGTTCGGGAAAGAGTGCTTTTGCGGAGGGTATGGCCCTTCAAAAGAGTACTCATCCAGTTTATCTCGCTACTGCAATAGTTCAAGATGAAGAATTTCGAGATCGAGTAGCCAAACATCAAGCTCGTAGAGGACCAGAATGGACCAATATAGAGGAACCTCTTAATTTAAGTCAGTGTCATTATCCTGAGAGAGTGATATTGGTGGATTGTATCACGCTCTGGTGTACCAATGCCCTTTTTCACTTCGAGGAAGATATTGACAAAACCTTTGAGTATTTGAAAAATGAGCTGGATAGATTTACAGAGCAACCCTCTACGTTTATATTTGTAACCAATGAAGTCGGACTTGGAGGCATCGCTAGCAATGCTTTGATGCGAAAATTCATTGACCTCCAAGGGTGGATGAATCAGTACGTGGCATCCAAAGCCGACGAAGTCTTCATGATGGTTAGTGGTATAGGTGTGAAAATTAAATGA
- the cobT gene encoding nicotinate-nucleotide--dimethylbenzimidazole phosphoribosyltransferase → MKDFKIERLDDTFRKTLLQRLDDIAKPKGSLGRLEEIALKVGLIQKTLKPHLSNPHHILFSGDHGVEVEHISKSPREVTWQQTLNFMKFGTAIAYLCKQHGIKLEVVDSGVDYDFPKDSGIIDYKVRKGTSNYLHTAAMSHEEMELCIDRGAERVRKAHEDGCNVISFGEMGISNTSSSALWMHEFTGVPLSECIGAGSGLNSEELLHKLDVLQRAEDNYKGDHSPKDILSYFGGFEMVMTVGAMLQAAELKMVILIDGFIMTACILAASKLEPNVLEYAIFGHKGDEKGHSKMLDYLNVQPILDLGMKLGEGTGAVTAYPIVESAVLMMTEMHTWSGMAESKNLIEKYF, encoded by the coding sequence ATGAAAGATTTTAAAATAGAGCGTCTGGATGATACATTTAGAAAAACCTTACTTCAGAGGCTCGATGATATTGCTAAGCCTAAAGGTTCTCTAGGTCGTTTAGAGGAAATAGCTCTAAAGGTAGGTCTGATTCAAAAAACTCTGAAACCTCATCTAAGTAATCCGCACCACATTTTATTTTCAGGAGATCACGGCGTCGAAGTCGAGCACATAAGTAAATCACCTCGCGAAGTGACTTGGCAGCAAACCCTTAACTTTATGAAGTTTGGTACAGCCATTGCATACCTCTGTAAGCAACACGGCATAAAGCTAGAAGTGGTAGACTCTGGAGTGGACTATGATTTTCCTAAGGACTCAGGTATTATCGACTATAAGGTGCGTAAAGGGACTTCCAACTACCTACATACTGCCGCTATGAGTCATGAAGAGATGGAACTGTGCATTGACAGGGGGGCAGAACGAGTACGCAAGGCACACGAAGATGGATGTAATGTGATTTCCTTTGGTGAGATGGGTATCTCTAATACGAGCTCATCCGCACTTTGGATGCATGAGTTTACAGGCGTGCCGTTGTCTGAATGTATTGGAGCTGGTAGTGGTCTTAATTCAGAGGAATTATTACATAAGTTAGATGTGCTCCAGCGTGCAGAAGATAACTATAAGGGGGATCACTCTCCAAAGGATATTTTATCATACTTTGGTGGATTCGAAATGGTGATGACGGTAGGGGCTATGCTACAAGCTGCTGAATTAAAGATGGTGATTCTAATTGATGGATTTATAATGACTGCGTGTATATTGGCGGCTTCTAAGTTAGAGCCAAATGTCTTAGAGTATGCCATATTCGGTCACAAAGGTGATGAGAAGGGGCACTCTAAAATGCTAGACTACCTAAATGTCCAACCAATACTAGACTTAGGAATGAAATTAGGTGAAGGTACTGGTGCCGTCACGGCCTATCCTATAGTAGAATCTGCGGTATTAATGATGACAGAAATGCATACTTGGAGTGGAATGGCGGAGAGTAAGAATTTGATTGAAAAATATTTTTAA